A segment of the Leptolyngbya sp. NIES-3755 genome:
CTGAAGCAGTTAGAAGCCCTGTTACCGCCACTGCCTGAAGATGATTAAGAGCGATCGCAGAGACAGTGATTCAATCTGAAAAAGTTGAGGTATCGTTTGAAACACACGATCGCATAAAAGGATACCCGCAATGTCTCAAGAGGTAGTGGGTTGGCTGAATGAAGTCAAAGACCTACAGCAGCAAGTGAAGGCAGCGAAGGCTGCGGCACAATCGGCACATGCCAGCACAGATAATTGGCGGAAACGCTATGAAATTGAAGCGGAACAGCGGCGGACAGAAACCTTGGCGTTGCAGAAAACGATCGCTGAACTTCAGGCAGAACTCGATCGATTGAAGAATCCGCCTGTGATTGAGATAGACAGTGAAATCGCTCAGTTTCAAACGGTTGACGAACTGCAAGCGAAACTGGCTGAAGTGTGGAGCGATCGTAATCAACTCGCTGAAGATCTTAAGGCAGAGCAATTAAGCCATGCTCAGACTCGCAAAAATCTCACAACGGCTTTGGGTGACACGGTAGATATGCTCTCGAAGTTCAAGCAAACCTAGTTCAATTGTCGTCCGCGCCATGTCCAGCCCCATCCTGTAACTGTTTTGACCATCGAAGTTAGTACGATCGCACAAACTAACAATCCGCCCACTCCGATCGCCCACCAATATTGAGTTGAAATTAACGTGTAAGGTTCGCTTCTGAGGCGGATGGAATAGTGTTGGAAAAGTGCGATCGCGCTGAATCCAAGCGTTAAACCCGTGGCGATCGTGAAGCCAGAAACCGCCAATTGGATGAGTGCGATCGCGCCTCCGATGAACGGCATGGAAAAGATGAGGAACGTCACAAAAATGCAGTAGAACGCGGCTTGATAGTTCCGATTTGAGCCT
Coding sequences within it:
- a CDS encoding hypothetical protein (conserved hypothetical protein;~similar to AA sequence:cyanobase_aa:LBDG_05010) encodes the protein MSQEVVGWLNEVKDLQQQVKAAKAAAQSAHASTDNWRKRYEIEAEQRRTETLALQKTIAELQAELDRLKNPPVIEIDSEIAQFQTVDELQAKLAEVWSDRNQLAEDLKAEQLSHAQTRKNLTTALGDTVDMLSKFKQT